The genomic stretch TGCTTCATAGCTCAGTTGGTAGAGCCCGCGACTGTTAATCGCGTTGTCCTTGGTTCGAGTCCAAGTGAAGCAGCTGAAAAAGCCTCGGTCTTTTGACCGGGGCTTTTTCGTTTATGATTTGCCATCTCTCGCATCTGTAGTATAAAAAAATCCCGGGCGGTAGAACCGTCTGGGATGAATTGTATGTTTTCGCCGGGGGCGTGTTCAATAGATCGCGCGAATTACCTGCTGTATGCAGTCCAATGTTTCTTGAATCGGGGCTCGTCGATGATTTTTCCCCAGATGAATCCGCGGCGTGCAGTTTCCCGGCTTATCGAGCGCACGACGGTGCGCTGGGTAAGCGGGCTTGCAGTTTCGACGGCTTCGCCTGTATAACCGTTTTCGAGGTCACTTTGGCGGGCCGCCGCTGCGGCTTCTTCGCGCGCCTTGCGGGCGCGTTCTTCGAGAATCTTTAACTGGCTTTGCTTGTCGTTTGCCTCACTTTGTGCAGATTCGTTCGCAGGGGCTGCGGATAAATCCGCAGCTTTCTCTGCAGCCATTTGCATAGCCATAGGCTCGCGCGATAGCAAGTTGTTGAGTTCATCAATGTCTTGTACGAGAACGTCGTATTCGCCGTCTCCCATATCGCGCCCGATCACGCGGAGCTGCTGGAGTTCCACAAGCATTGCATATGCCGTTCCTTTGGATATTTCGAATTCGTCCATCAGGTATTCTGCATCAACAACGTCTAGCTGAACAATGTTTTCTGCAACTTCACGTACGGTTACGTCGTTGCCGTAACCATGACTGCTTTCGGGAATCGGGGGAGGCATAGCGGGTTCAAGCGTCCCTTGCGAAGCCTCGCGCTGCGCTTCTTCAAACTGCTTGATGTATTCTTGCAATTTGCGTGTAGCAGAAGGTGCGGGGCTGGGGGGCTCTTCTGGACGTTCATCGTAATCTTCGTCATAATCCTCTTTTTCGGATTCGAGCGTAGAATCTTCCTCAGGAGCATACGGAGTTTGCTCCTGTTTCGATTTTTTCTTCGCTTTCGCCCTTTTGATGACTTGATCGACGATGATTGCGATAATGACAATGATTAGTTTGTCAAATGAATCCATGGGCTAAACCCTTTTGGTCGAATTACTTGTTTGCTTCCGGGGCGGAACCGATTTCTTTGCGCATTTGCGTGTCGGCTTCGATGTTTTTCAGGTTGTAGTAGTCCATGACGCCGAGCTTGCCTTCGCGGAGGGCGGTTGCCATAGCCATCGGGATCTGGGCTTCGGCTTCGACGAGCTTTGCCTTCATTTCCATCACCTTGGCCTTCATTTCCTGTTCGGCGGCGAATGCCATGGCACGGCGTTCTTCTGCCTTGGCCTGTGCAATCTTCTTGTCGGCTTCGGCACGGTCGGTTTCGAGGATAGCACCGATGTTCTGACCCACGTCTACATCTGCAATGTCAATGGAGAGAATTTCGAATGCGGTACCGGCGTCAAGGCCAGAAGCAAGCACCTTCTTCGAAATCATGTTCGGGTTTTCGAGCACTTCCTTGTGGCTCTGAGCTGAACCGATGGAAGACACGATGCCTTCGCCAACACGGGCGACAACCGTTTCTTCGCCTGCACCACCGACGAGCTTTTGGATGCTGGCGCGCACGGTGATACGGGTGATGGCGTGAAGCTGAATACCGTCGAGTGCCACTGCGGAAACCTTCGGGGTTTCGATGACCTTCGGGTTCACGGACATCTGCACAGCTTCGAGCACGTTACGGCCGGCAAGGTCGATGGCGGCAGCTTCTTTAAAGTCGAGCTTGATGTTTGCCTTGTTGGCAGCGATGAGAGCCTGGATCACGCGGAGCACGTTACCGCGGGAGAGGTAGTGGGCTTCGAGAAGGTTCGTGTCGACCGGAAGGCCTGCCTTGCAGCTCAAAATTCTTGCTTCGACAATCACCTGAGGCGGCACCTTACGCAGACGCATACCGATGAGCTGGAAAATGCTCACGTTTGCCTTGGAGAACAAGGCCTGAAGCCAGAGGCTAAAGAATCTGCCGATAAAGGCGAGCATAACGATGACGATGATGGCGGCAATGATAATGCCGATGATGATAAGATTATCCATGGTTTTCTCCAAGTTATGTGTTTTGTTTTAAATTTCTTTTCTTTGCAGGCTGCTTAGTTCTAAGATCTAAGTTCTGCCAACTCCTAATTGTCTATACTCACCCAGATGTGTCCTTCTTGTACGGACTCGACTTTTACGCGTTGCCCAGCTTCGATGATTTCGCCGTGGGTTTGCACGTCAAAGAGTTTGGTGGAGCCGTCGGGCGTTGTAAAGCTGGCTTGGCCCACAGGGCGGAGGAATGTTTTTGCAACACCGATATCGCCGATTGAAACGGTTTGCACATCTTCGGTGGGGGAGACTGCGGTTTCCATGTCGGTCTTGAGCATGGGAGTCCAGCCTTCGGGGAGTAGCGGGATTAAGTACTTGCTGGCGGCAACCGGGAATATGAGCGCAACGGCGGCACTGCTTAGAACAAAGAATAATCCAAATAGCCAAGGGGTGGCGTCAAAGGTGGTCTCGACGGCTTCGGGGACGTATTCGGGAATGTTGGTTGTATCGACGCTCATGATTAGCGCTATAATCATACATGCGATGCCGCCAATGCCGAACAGGAATGTGCCTGGCATGACGAATATTTCGACGAGGAACAAAATAACGCCCGCAATAAGGAGGATGGCCGGGAAGTAGCCGTCGAGCTGCGGTGCAAATTGACCGAAGAACACGATGCCGATAAGGATGATTCCTGTGATGCCGAAGAAACCAAAGCCAGGGGTCTTGAATTCAATATAAAGTGCACCGAATCCGAGAATCAGCAGAATTCCCGAGATGGCGGCGATAGCGCTTGCGATTTTTTCGCCGGTGTTCGTTTCGACTTCGCTTTTGCGTTCGATGGCTAGCTTGGTTTCAAAGTCTTCGCGGCTCTTGAACGTGCCCTTGGAAAATCCGAGTTCTTCGGCTTCCTTGTCGGTCATGGTCAAGAGTTCGCCTTCTTTCACGAGAATCTTGGGCGAACCCCAGAATTTCTTTTCGGTGCTGTCGAGTACGGCAAATTTTTTGCCTTCGATGATGAGCGTGGTGTCGCGTTCTGTAGCCGTGCCCTTGTCGAGCTTGGTGGTCAGTTCGAGCACTTCGAGTTCCGGAGTTACGAACGAAGATGCTAGCAGTTCGGGGTAGCCGTTGCGCTGGGCGAGGTTCCTGAATTTGGCGCGGAGCGGGGATTGGATTTTTTCACCCACGATTTGCGGAGTGCCGTCGCCGCCTTGCACGATCGGTGCGCAGTCACCAATGGTCGTGGCTTCGAGCATGTAGAGTCTTTTGCAGGCGAGTGCGATGAGCGAACCCGCGCTGATAGCCTTTTTCTTCACGAGCGCGATTGTCTCGGCGCCCTTTACAGCCATGATGGTATCGACGAGGTCGAATGCGGCATCGAGGCGACCGCCGAACGTGTTGATTTCAAAGACGATGTAATCTGGCTTTTTATCTAGAGCTTCACCGATGGCTCGGGCGCAGAATTCGTACATGGCCGGGTCTACATCGCCTTCCAGTTTAATCCAAACGGCCTGCTTTTTGGGGACTACGATTTCGGCTGTTTTGGGGGTTGCAGTGTCTTTTGTAACGGAATCGATTGTCGCGATTTCAGCTGCAAATGTAAATGAAAATAGAAATGTTAAAAGGAAAAGCAATTTTGATAAGAATTTCATATCGTCAATGTATAAAGATTTGTTTTATATTGAACAGTTTTTGTGAAAAAAAGCACGATTTTTTGGAAATACCGCTTAAAACCTCTTTTTTTTTGAAAATAATCATCTGTTTTTTTCTGTAAAATGTATAATATACCTTGGAATCTTACGAAATACTTATGAACAATAATTTTTTCAAAAGAAACTTAATAGTATCGTTACTCTTAGTAGCCTTCTTGTTTATTGCGACAAACGTTTCTTTTTTGTATATCAATAGAAACGCGATTGATGATAGTTGGGACTCTCTTGACGAAGTTGCCTATGCTTCCGAAGCGAAGATGGGTTTTTTAGGCCGGTCGCTTTTGAGCGCTTTGTCCAATATCTCGACTGTGGTTGGGATGGAAGAGGATCTGCTTTCTGAAAGCATGGTGCGTATGATTTGTAGCTCGCGAATCGGTCCTTTGGTGTCTGCGGCCCGCTTGTATTTGCCGGATGGGCATATCATAGCCGACCAAGGCGTTGTTTTTGATTCTTCTTATATAGCGCACTACAATTCTATTGTTTCGTCGAAACCGTATATTTCGAAAGTTGGACGTGATGTTGTCCGATCCGAAAATATCGTGTTTGAACAGTTTGTTCCTGTTCGTCGTAGGGGCGAAATTGTTGCTATGCTTTCTGCCGTATCCGAGCTAAAGCCGTTGTATGGTTATGTTGCGACAAATGCATTCAAGGGAAAAGCCTCGTTAATCGTTGTGGACCGTAGAGATGGATCTTTTGTTGTTGAAAAAACGGGGAAATGGAGAAACTTTAATGGTTTTATAAGGACGCTTCAGCCGAAAAACGGGTATTCCTTGGATGAGTGGGCCGCCAACGTCATGAAGGGCGAACGGTCTCATTTGGCATATGGGGAAAAATCTTCGGATGAATCGAAGCTCTTGGTGTCGCTTCCGCTGTTCGGTGGTAGCTGGTCGTTGATTTTGTATGTCAATGAAAATATTGCTTTTGCGCGAGTGGATAAAATCCGTAAATTCTATATAGCGATTTCTGCTATAGAACTTTTTGTAATTCTCCTGTATCTCCTTAGAATTATGTGGAATGCCCGCCGCATGGTCGAAGCGGAGAGCGGTGAATATTCCGAAATTGCAGACGCTTTGAGCGAAACGTACGAGTGCATTTTCTATGTGAATATTTTGGATGATTCGTTTGATTCGTTCCATGCCGAAAAACTGATGCACAAGTTGCATGAATCGGTGAATGGGCGAGACTTCTTCTTTGAATCTATCGCGAGCTTGCGGAGCAATCTTCATGAAGACGATCTTGAAATTGTAATGCACTTTATGGAAAAGGGCGCTTTCCTCCAGCGTTTGGAAGAAAGCCCGAGTGCCGCGGTTGAATATAGGCTTATCATTGATGGTGTACCGCAATACTACAGGATGAAGGCGATTAAGTCTCGCAAGGATGACAATCATGTTATTGTGGCTGTTGAAAATATCGATTCCGAAGTCAACAAGGCGGTTGCCCAGCGCCAGGAAATGGATCGCAACAACAGGGTTATTGAATCACTTGCTTCGGACTTTGATTTTGTGAACTACGTAACGCTTGGCGATGATGCCTTGTCGGATGTCGTGGTGACTTACCGCGCTAGTTCTGTATTGTTAAAGGCTATTCCAGGATGGTCTTCAGAAAAGATTTTTGCAAAGCGAATGGATTTGCTGTTAAAGTATTTGGTTTGTGATTCTAATAAGCTCCAGTTCCGTGAACAGACAAATCGTGAATATCTTGTCAGGACTTTGAAAACCGAGCCTGTTATCCATGTTAATTTCAAGATAAAACTTGATGACAAGGAAATTTTCTACCAGATGAAGGTTATTGCCGATAAGGATGATGTCGGCAACCTCAAGGGCATTGTTTTTGGTTTGCATTGTGTCGATGACGAAATCAAGAAGCAGATGGAAATCCAGTCGAATCTAAAGCAGAATCTTGAAATTATCGATATCCTTTCGGAAGATTATTCATCGCTTTTCTATTTTAATCTTGTTGACGGAACGAGCGGAGTGCTCGCGGTTCGTGAAGACATCAGGAACGCTTTAAGCAAGCAGTTTGCCTCGTGTGAAAAGCTTGAGGATGTGTTCACGGCTTTTGTTCTGAATTTAGCTCATCCGGATGATCGCGAAAGGCTTTTCGGGCTTGCCTCAAGAGATTTGGTTGCCGCAAAGCTTATGCATCAGAAGCGCTTGACGATCGTGTTCAGACGACTCTATGGATCTGAATACAAGTACACGCGCCTTGTGTTTGCAAAGGCCGAAGCTGTTGATGATCCTCCGAAGCTTATCGCCGTTGGTTTTGTCGAGGTGGATGCACAGTATCGCGCTGAAACGGAACATCAGGAAAATATTGACCGCATCATGAGCCTTTCGGATCAGTTCGAAACGGTATTCGATGTCAATATCGATACGGGATTGTTCAGCGTCTCGTTGAATGGTGGAAAGTTTAACGATGTTGTCGATAAAAATACCGGCGAAGGGATAGACTTCTTTAAGAATCGTATCGATGATATTCGAAAAGTGGTCTATCAGGACGATCAAGAAGCGATTTTGGAGATGCTGAATCGTGATGTCGTTATCGCTCGCTTGCAGCACGAAAATTCGTTCTTCCATGATTATCGACGGGTAACGACAGAAGGGCTCAAGTGGTATCGCATGAAGGTGACCAAGATGGGTGACTGGTCCAAGTCCCATCGTGTGCTTGTCGGGCTGTTTAACAATGATGCTGTTTATCGCAAGGAAATGGCTCAACAGGAGGCGCTTGAACAGGCGCTTGAAATGGCGAAGTCGGCATCCCGTGCAAAGACGATGTTCCTCAACAATATGAGTCATGATATCCGTACTCCGATGAACGCTATTATTGGCTATACGGAACTTGCGACAATGCATATTGGCAACAAGGACTTGGTCAAGAATTTCCTTGGAAAAATAGAGCTTTCGTCGAACCACTTGCTCTCGCTGATTAATGATGTGCTTGACATGAGCCGTATTGAATCGGGCAAGCTGAATTTAAACGAAAAGTCGGAGCATATTCCCGAAATTATCCATACGCTCAAGGATATTGTGCAAGCGGATATCAACGCCAAGAATTTGCAGTTCTATGCCAACAGCGTTGGTATTCATAATGAATACGTTGTCTGTGATAGACTCCGCTTGAACCAGGTTCTTTTGAATGTGATTTCGAATGCCATCAAGTACACTCCGACCGGCGGCTCTATTTGGTTTACCGTTGAACAGAAGGTGTGCGAGGAATCAGGTGTTGGTGCCTATGAGTTTAGAATACGGGACTCGGGTATTGGCATGAGCGAAGATTTCTTGCCCAAGATTTTTGATGCGTTTACGAGAGTGAATTCGTCTACCGTTTCTGGAATCCAGGGAACGGGGCTTGGCATGGCAATTACGAAGAATATTGTCGATATGATGGGGGGCTCCATTGATATTAAAAGTAAGGTGGACGAAGGTACAGATGTTGTCTTGAACTTTAAGTTCAAGTTGGCCGATACAACGCTGGAACTGACTCACGTGAAGGAACTGGAAGGCAAGAAACTTTTAGTTGTTGATGATGACGCCGACAGTATAAAGAGCGTTCCGCAAATCTTTAGCGCTTTGGGCGTTGATGTGGATTGCTGCTATTCCGGTGCCGAGGCTTTGGAAAAAGTCAAAGAGGCTAAGTCCAAGGGCTTTAAGTATGATGCGTTCCTTGTGGATTGGCGCATGCCGGATATGGATGGCTTGAAGACGACGACCCGCCTTCGCGAAGAGTTGGGAGAGGACATCCTTGTTATTGTGATGTCTGCTTATGAATGGTCGGATATCGAGGACATGGCTCTTAGAGTGGGTATCCGTAATTTTATGAGCAAGCCCGTGTTCCCGTCGGATGCAAAGGAAACTTTGTTGCAAAGTTTTGGACTCTCGCATGCCGATAAGCCTGTGTTAGACCGGAAGGTTGATTTTAACGGCAAGAAGGTTTTGCTCGTGGATGATAATGAGCTGAACCGCGAAATTGCTGAAGAAATCTTGGAGGATTGCGGTATTCAGGTGGCTACGGCTTGCGATGGCGCGAAAGCTGTGGAATACATGAAGAATGTAAAGCCCGGCGAATGTGACTTGATCTTGATGGATGTCCAGATGCCGATTATGGATGGTTACGAGGCAACTCGCGAAATCCGCAAACTCGAAAACAAGGTGGCTGCTGAAATTCCAATTATCGCTATGACGGCAAACGCCTTTGCGGATGACCAGCAGGCCGCTTTGGAAGCCGGCATGAACGAGCATGTGGCAAAACCCGTGAACGTCAATAAGTTGAAGGAAGTGCTGTCGAGGTTTTTGTAGGTGTGAGGTCGGGCCTTTGGCCCTTTGGGGTCGGGCCTTCGGCCCTTTGAGGCGTGAGGTTGGTACTTCGTGCTTTTTTGGAAACGTCATTCTGAGTGGCGAATAGCCACGAAGAATCCAGTTAAAATATGCACTGGATCCTTCGACTTCTCCACAAAGTGGATAACAGCAACTAGGCAACAAGTTGTCAAGTTTTGTATAGCTTAGGATGACACCTCATAACCACTTCCTACTTCCTACTGTCTACTTCCTACTAAGTTCACCGCTCAAAACCCCTTATTTGGGTGTATTCCTAACCACCAACCACTAGCCACTAATCACTATTTTACTATATATGTACGCAAATTGCATTTTTGCCTGGGTCCTGTGACCAGATTCGCCAATTCCACTGGTGCTAGAGCAGTAAACTCGGACAAAAACATGTAATGAAACAAACAATCAAAAAAAGGAATGGCTTAAAATGGCTACTATCACTAAAGAAAAGGCTGCAGAACTCACCGCTAAGTTTGGTGCTAACGAAAAGGACACCGGTAACGTCCGCGTTCAGATCGCTATCCTCACGGAAAAGATCAAGAACCTCACCGAACACATCAAGACCAACAAGAAGGACTTCCACTCCCTCCGCGGTTTGTCCATGATGGTTGCAAAGCGTAAGAACCTCCTCAAGTACTACGGCGAAAA from Fibrobacter succinogenes encodes the following:
- the floA gene encoding flotillin-like protein FloA (flotillin-like protein involved in membrane lipid rafts), whose protein sequence is MDNLIIIGIIIAAIIVIVMLAFIGRFFSLWLQALFSKANVSIFQLIGMRLRKVPPQVIVEARILSCKAGLPVDTNLLEAHYLSRGNVLRVIQALIAANKANIKLDFKEAAAIDLAGRNVLEAVQMSVNPKVIETPKVSAVALDGIQLHAITRITVRASIQKLVGGAGEETVVARVGEGIVSSIGSAQSHKEVLENPNMISKKVLASGLDAGTAFEILSIDIADVDVGQNIGAILETDRAEADKKIAQAKAEERRAMAFAAEQEMKAKVMEMKAKLVEAEAQIPMAMATALREGKLGVMDYYNLKNIEADTQMRKEIGSAPEANK
- a CDS encoding nodulation protein NfeD, translated to MKFLSKLLFLLTFLFSFTFAAEIATIDSVTKDTATPKTAEIVVPKKQAVWIKLEGDVDPAMYEFCARAIGEALDKKPDYIVFEINTFGGRLDAAFDLVDTIMAVKGAETIALVKKKAISAGSLIALACKRLYMLEATTIGDCAPIVQGGDGTPQIVGEKIQSPLRAKFRNLAQRNGYPELLASSFVTPELEVLELTTKLDKGTATERDTTLIIEGKKFAVLDSTEKKFWGSPKILVKEGELLTMTDKEAEELGFSKGTFKSREDFETKLAIERKSEVETNTGEKIASAIAAISGILLILGFGALYIEFKTPGFGFFGITGIILIGIVFFGQFAPQLDGYFPAILLIAGVILFLVEIFVMPGTFLFGIGGIACMIIALIMSVDTTNIPEYVPEAVETTFDATPWLFGLFFVLSSAAVALIFPVAASKYLIPLLPEGWTPMLKTDMETAVSPTEDVQTVSIGDIGVAKTFLRPVGQASFTTPDGSTKLFDVQTHGEIIEAGQRVKVESVQEGHIWVSIDN
- a CDS encoding response regulator, which codes for MYINRNAIDDSWDSLDEVAYASEAKMGFLGRSLLSALSNISTVVGMEEDLLSESMVRMICSSRIGPLVSAARLYLPDGHIIADQGVVFDSSYIAHYNSIVSSKPYISKVGRDVVRSENIVFEQFVPVRRRGEIVAMLSAVSELKPLYGYVATNAFKGKASLIVVDRRDGSFVVEKTGKWRNFNGFIRTLQPKNGYSLDEWAANVMKGERSHLAYGEKSSDESKLLVSLPLFGGSWSLILYVNENIAFARVDKIRKFYIAISAIELFVILLYLLRIMWNARRMVEAESGEYSEIADALSETYECIFYVNILDDSFDSFHAEKLMHKLHESVNGRDFFFESIASLRSNLHEDDLEIVMHFMEKGAFLQRLEESPSAAVEYRLIIDGVPQYYRMKAIKSRKDDNHVIVAVENIDSEVNKAVAQRQEMDRNNRVIESLASDFDFVNYVTLGDDALSDVVVTYRASSVLLKAIPGWSSEKIFAKRMDLLLKYLVCDSNKLQFREQTNREYLVRTLKTEPVIHVNFKIKLDDKEIFYQMKVIADKDDVGNLKGIVFGLHCVDDEIKKQMEIQSNLKQNLEIIDILSEDYSSLFYFNLVDGTSGVLAVREDIRNALSKQFASCEKLEDVFTAFVLNLAHPDDRERLFGLASRDLVAAKLMHQKRLTIVFRRLYGSEYKYTRLVFAKAEAVDDPPKLIAVGFVEVDAQYRAETEHQENIDRIMSLSDQFETVFDVNIDTGLFSVSLNGGKFNDVVDKNTGEGIDFFKNRIDDIRKVVYQDDQEAILEMLNRDVVIARLQHENSFFHDYRRVTTEGLKWYRMKVTKMGDWSKSHRVLVGLFNNDAVYRKEMAQQEALEQALEMAKSASRAKTMFLNNMSHDIRTPMNAIIGYTELATMHIGNKDLVKNFLGKIELSSNHLLSLINDVLDMSRIESGKLNLNEKSEHIPEIIHTLKDIVQADINAKNLQFYANSVGIHNEYVVCDRLRLNQVLLNVISNAIKYTPTGGSIWFTVEQKVCEESGVGAYEFRIRDSGIGMSEDFLPKIFDAFTRVNSSTVSGIQGTGLGMAITKNIVDMMGGSIDIKSKVDEGTDVVLNFKFKLADTTLELTHVKELEGKKLLVVDDDADSIKSVPQIFSALGVDVDCCYSGAEALEKVKEAKSKGFKYDAFLVDWRMPDMDGLKTTTRLREELGEDILVIVMSAYEWSDIEDMALRVGIRNFMSKPVFPSDAKETLLQSFGLSHADKPVLDRKVDFNGKKVLLVDDNELNREIAEEILEDCGIQVATACDGAKAVEYMKNVKPGECDLILMDVQMPIMDGYEATREIRKLENKVAAEIPIIAMTANAFADDQQAALEAGMNEHVAKPVNVNKLKEVLSRFL
- the rpsO gene encoding 30S ribosomal protein S15, whose protein sequence is MATITKEKAAELTAKFGANEKDTGNVRVQIAILTEKIKNLTEHIKTNKKDFHSLRGLSMMVAKRKNLLKYYGEKDIIAQRALIKDLGLRG